In bacterium, the genomic window GTTGATCCGCGCAAAGGCATTGCCGTGATCAAAACCGTCTACGGCCCACCCGTCCGAAAATTCGACCAAAGCAATAGCTCCGCGTTGTTTAGCACGCCGACGGGCTTCACGTACCGTAATGATCGCGCCGGTCATTTCACCGATCTTACGACGTGCCGGTATTTTTTCATCGGCAAAAACACCCCGGCCGTGAATCGGGCTTTTTTTTATTTTGACTCGGTATCCGATCACGCCGTTTGTAATATATTTTCCTGCGACGAAACGACGCGCGGCGGCACGACGGTATAATGCAAATTTTTCCACAGCTCTGCCGGTGCCGCCAAAAACTGAATCCGCATCATTGCGCGGAAATATACAAATAGCTGATGCAAGACGATCATCATCAAAAGTTTTAGTCCGTTATTCGCCACGAATCCGTTGTCCAAATATTTATACAGTGCGAAAACGGCCACAAACGCGATCCCATTGACGATATACAGCGCACTGATGTGATGCACATGCTGCCAAACCCATTTCCATGACTGAAAATACATCCGCGTTACGGAATAGTGTGCATTATAGACGATACGAATTTTAGCAATATCTCCCGCCATGATCGCCGTACCGGAGAGTATCACCGTAATAATCCAGCCGTATTCATACGTGGGAATGAGTGCTATGCCGATCATAACAAATACCGCATTCCACAAGAATAACCGGAAAAAACGACCGAAGTATTTACCGCAATTATGCCAAAAAAGGTTTTGTTCATTTGGGTGTATAAGCGCCGCAACAATACCGCCTGTCAAAAAAATCATGAGTATAAGCGAGGCGATCGCCGCTCCGCCAAATACCGACGAAATAATCGTACCCGCCGAAGGCTGATCAATCATCATGTCAAATAAGTAGTTAAGTTCAAAATCATTTTTCCACAGCGAAGGAACTTCTGTGCGTCCGAAGTACTGCCCCATCGTGCGGTACGCCATAACGTATCCGGGTATCGCCGTAATCAAAGTAGTAAACCACAGTATGATCGCCATACGGCGGTTATTCCATGTTGCATGCCAAGCGCTGAAATAGATATGTGTAAGTTTCATTGTGTATTCTCCTTAAACTAATACGGCCAACACCTGGCCGATATTTTGTAACCAAAAAAGAAAACGCGTAATATAGCGCTGAATTCCGACTTCGTCCCGCTCAAGCACGCGGCTATTATTGGTCCAGTTGATATCCAATAAATTGACGCGATCCGGATCAATATGCACCGATTTGATTTTCGCCTTACCATGGTAAACAAATTCCTGGGGCGCGTATTGACCGTCCCATGTCTCGACAATGGAATCGCCGTCGGCAAAACAAACCAAAATTTTCGTCGGAAAATAACCATCGCCCATATTGCGTACGGAAAATCCGCTTCGGTATTGTTTTAGTGAATCCGATGCATCGCTGCCGGTAAAACTCAGATCATTACCCTCGCCAAACCAGCCCCGGGACGCATGTATTTCTTCATTAAATATCCCTGCTATCTGATAATCTACGGTTACCGGTTTATTGACAAACTGATCAAAATACCACATAAAATCCTTCCCGGTCACTTCATTGACCACCGCATAAAAATCGCGCGGTTTGGGATGCTTGAAACTGTAACGTTCAAAATACGTGCGCATGACTTTATTCCACATCGCATCACCGAGGTGGCGTTGCAGTGTTTCCAAAACAAGCGCCGGTTTGGCATAGGCCGCAGGCTGATAAAAAGATTCCGGAATATTCCACGAAAAAGCTTCGATCACACCGTCTTTGGGTCGGCTCGTATAGCTGCTTCGATTATAGGCCAATACGTTGAAAGGAATACCGAAAATATCCGCCATTTCGTAAGCAATATTATTCTCCTTTGCAAAACGAACGGATGCACGCGCTTCGGTATATTGCGTAAATCCTTCATCCATCCACGGATGTTCAAATTCATTGGTTGCTACGATACTTTGAAAATAATTATGGCCGAATTCATGAAACGTCACAGTCTCCAGCCAATGGTTGGGCACGATATATTTATTGATAAAAGGCCATCCGAAATAAGAACCCGTCGTGACAAGTGTCGGATACTCCATACCGCCGGCTGTCATTTCTTCACCTACAGGCATATCTACGATCGTCAGATTGGGATAGGGATACGCGCCGTACCACTCTTGATAATAATTGAACATCGCTTCGGATGTCGCATAATATTTGGGCATTACCCAAAGGCGTTCCGGAGGAACTAAATACGTCACGACGACCTGCCGCCCTGTTTCTTTGATCGTCACTGTTTGCTGAAGTTCCTTAAAGTGAGGATACGCTGTCCAGACGGCATCAATTACATCTTCCTGACGATAGCGGAATAGATTGGTACTGTCGTTGAGCGCTTTCTTTTCCATAAGCACGGCATTGGCGCCGACGACGTATTTTTTTGGAACGGTTAGCTCCATCGTATAAACGCCGAAGTCGGCATAGAATTCAGAATTGGAGTGAAACTGATGGCAATTCCACGCTCCGTTTTCCCATACCCCGATTTTGGGAAACCATTGACCGATGAGATAAAACTCATCTTCCGTAAAACCCGTACGTGCATACACGCGCGGCAGTTTGGATGTGAAATCGCAGGTAAGCCGAATATCTCCGCCCGGAGGTATCGGGCGACTCAGCGGAACACGCATTACCGTACGATCGTCCTTGTTTCCGTCATCCGGTGCGATGTATTCGATACGCGTCGTGAGGTTTTCTCCGCCGGCCATCGCCAAATTTTTTATGAGGATATAACCCCAATTGGCCGAATCCAGTTTAATCTCACCGGAACGATGCCGTCCTCCGCTTTCACGAATAAAAGTAGATCTTTCATTGCGAAATGCATTGAGGTAAAGGTGAAATTGCAATTCCTTTACCGTATCACGACTGGCATTCCACCAATGCAGATTCCACGATGCCTCGACGGTTTTCAGTTCCGGCTTCAATTCCGCCCGCAAATCATAGTTGGCAATACGCGGGCTCAACGGTTTTTCAAAAATTTTTTCCTGCGCTATCACCGATAAACCGGTCAGAGTAATAAAAAACAAATAACGGAAACTCATACACCCTCCTCATTATATCAAAAGCAGACATTTCGAGTTTATCAATAATACGACCGAATATCAACACATATGACACCCTTACTTAGACAATAAAAAGAACAAAATGTTGCAATGTCTATCGAACAACGCATTGAAACGGACATTAATACGCAACAATAAAGACCCTGTTCCGTATCTATCAATCATATTTTTTAGAAAAGGTCTCTCATGTCGCATTCAAACCTTTTTTCATTCCAAGTCTTAGGAATACTTTGGCTTGTTTTTTTTCCATCATGTGTAAATGCTAATTCCGATGATAATTCTAAGGCCTTTACGCTTATGACCGATGACGGTGAATCGTTTATCAGTGAATTAGATTATTTTAAGGTTCCCGAATCACGTGATGGTAATTCATCCCGTGAACTATCGTTGGCATACCTCAAGATACCTTCCACGTCACAAAATCCCGGGCATCCGATAATTTATCTATCCGGCGGACCAGGCAACTCGGCTATCCGTTCGGCTAAAACCAATTTGATCACGGCTATTCTTGAACTTCGCCGGCACTCGGATGTTATTCTTTTGGAACAGCGAGGTGCAGGCCTGTCAACAATGGAGATGAATAGTGATAGAGTTTTTACGCTGCCTTTGGATCAACCCATTACCTCCGACGCAACCAGACGGATATTCACGGAAGCCATACGATCCATTCGTGATGAAATGTCGTCGAATGCCATTCGTCTTGACTCTTATAATACTTTAGAAAACGCTCACGATATCGAAGCGTTAAGAAAAGCATTGAACCTCGATTCCGTAATTATCTGGGGGCAGAGTTACGGAACGCACTTAGCGTTGGCTTATGCCCGGGCCTATCCGTCGCATATTTCCAAAATGATATTGGGGGGTATCAACGGATTGGATCAAAGATTGCGAACTCCCGAAGATGGTCAGATATGGCTCCGAACAATCAATAACCTTGTTC contains:
- a CDS encoding M1 family metallopeptidase, with product MSFRYLFFITLTGLSVIAQEKIFEKPLSPRIANYDLRAELKPELKTVEASWNLHWWNASRDTVKELQFHLYLNAFRNERSTFIRESGGRHRSGEIKLDSANWGYILIKNLAMAGGENLTTRIEYIAPDDGNKDDRTVMRVPLSRPIPPGGDIRLTCDFTSKLPRVYARTGFTEDEFYLIGQWFPKIGVWENGAWNCHQFHSNSEFYADFGVYTMELTVPKKYVVGANAVLMEKKALNDSTNLFRYRQEDVIDAVWTAYPHFKELQQTVTIKETGRQVVVTYLVPPERLWVMPKYYATSEAMFNYYQEWYGAYPYPNLTIVDMPVGEEMTAGGMEYPTLVTTGSYFGWPFINKYIVPNHWLETVTFHEFGHNYFQSIVATNEFEHPWMDEGFTQYTEARASVRFAKENNIAYEMADIFGIPFNVLAYNRSSYTSRPKDGVIEAFSWNIPESFYQPAAYAKPALVLETLQRHLGDAMWNKVMRTYFERYSFKHPKPRDFYAVVNEVTGKDFMWYFDQFVNKPVTVDYQIAGIFNEEIHASRGWFGEGNDLSFTGSDASDSLKQYRSGFSVRNMGDGYFPTKILVCFADGDSIVETWDGQYAPQEFVYHGKAKIKSVHIDPDRVNLLDINWTNNSRVLERDEVGIQRYITRFLFWLQNIGQVLAVLV
- a CDS encoding SET domain-containing protein; its protein translation is MTNGVIGYRVKIKKSPIHGRGVFADEKIPARRKIGEMTGAIITVREARRRAKQRGAIALVEFSDGWAVDGFDHGNAFARINHSCAPNAWMRVYGHHVEFYARRVIRMGEEITCDYVESHHDGKLRCRCGAKRCRGSI